One genomic segment of Ipomoea triloba cultivar NCNSP0323 chromosome 9, ASM357664v1 includes these proteins:
- the LOC116030292 gene encoding replication stress response regulator SDE2 isoform X3 — MEVAGIHQVLVKLLDGKHRIINFSTPSVSIQTLKHRIQTLTLIPTHLQLLIPSDSPYLLQDNQTLNLTTGHQQSKFPVVVNLLLRLRGGKGGFGSLLRGAATKAGQKKTNNFDACRDMSGRRLRHVNAEKRLEEWKAEAEERKLEKMAEDYINKKAKELAKKGSGSRSKSGESADKYVAKYREDSAKCMEEVERSVRESLKGFVASKRKAAAELNDSDSKKLKIWMGKRKFDDSDSEDMDEDYSDEDEENEKSVIIDNGNNSDSSRGTNGDVDLVLGQKIDSESGSEEEKDTFVENNPDSNNIVHASPLYTSFASESGNFKAEREASNSSGSAVAEEIIDQQTGYSPSGEEGTSVIEASSDARPKAGAVQEGEGSVKVADPERALNFDEISSAEELEVLGMEKLKSELQVRGLKCGGTLQERAARLFLLKTTPLEMLPKKLLAKK, encoded by the exons ATGGAAGTCGCCGGAATCCACCAAGTGCTTGTCAAGCTCCTCGACGGCAAGCACAGAATCATAAATTTCTCCACTCCATCTGTATCTATCCAAACCCTAAAACACAGAAttcaaaccctaaccctaatccCCACCCATCTCCAACTTCTCATCCCTTCCGACTCACCCTACCTCCTTCAAGACAACCAAACACTCAATCTCACAACCGGACACCAGCAATCCAAATTTCCCGTGGTTGTGAACCTCTTATTGCGGTTGAGGGGAGGGAAAGGTGGATTCGGATCGTTGCTTAGAGGGGCGGCGACTAAGGCGGGGCAGAAAAAGACGAACAATTTCGATGCCTGTCGAGACATGAGCGGGAGGAGGCTGAGGCACGTGAACGCCGAGAAGAGATTGGAGGAGTGGAAGGCGGAGGCGGAGGAGCGCAAGCTTGAGAAGATGGCGGAGGATTATATCAACAAGAAGGCAAAAGAGTTGGCGAAGAAGGGAAGCGGAAGCAGGAGTAAGAGTGGGGAGAGCGCCGATAAGTATGTGGCTAAGTATAGAGAGGACTCTGCAAAGTGTATGGAGGAAGTCGAGAGGTCAGTGAGGGAATCGCTTAAGGGATTCGTCGCTTCTAAAAGGAAAGCTGCTGCTGAACTGAATGATTCTGATTCTAAGAAGCTGAAGATATG GATGGGCAAGAGGAAATTTGATGATTCCGATAGTGAGGATATGGATGAGGATTACAGCGATGAAGACGAAGAGAATGAAAAATCTGTTATTATAGATAATGGGAATAATTCTGACTCAAGCAGGGGAACAAATGGAGATGTGGACTTGGTTCTAGGCCAGAAAATTGACAGTGAGAGTGGCTCTGAAGAAGAAAAGGACACTTTTGTTGAGAATAATCCTGATTCTAACAATATCGTACATGCCTCTCCTCTGTACACTTCATTTGCATCTGAAAGTGGAAATTTTAAGGCTGAGAGGGAAGCATCCAATAGCTCTGGCTCAGCTGTTGCTGAAGAAATTATTGATCAGCAAACAGGCTACTCTCCTTCTGGGGAGGAAGGAACATCTGTAATAGAAGCCAGTTCTGATGCAAGGCCTAAAGCTGGAGCAGTCCAAGAGGGAGAAGGTTCTGTAAAAGTTGCAGATCCGGAGAGGGCCCTGAATTTTGATGAGATTTCTTCAGCTGAAGAATTGGAG gtCCTTGGCATGGAAAAGCTGAAATCAGAACTTCAAGTGCGGGGATTGAAATGTGGGGGCACACTGCAAGAGCGTGCGGCCAGACTTTTCCTTCTGAAAACCACGCCTCTGGAGATGCTTCCGAAGAAGTTACTTGCCAAGAAATGA
- the LOC116031036 gene encoding aluminum-activated malate transporter 10-like: protein MGKESDMPAAAKRLEWRVNMPDGTSRVLVSSSSRRRWKVCDIVWGFVVRIWSFIDKAWQLGKKEPRKVIHGFKVGLALSLVSLFYYLRPLYDDVGGNAMWAVMTVVVVFEYTVGATLSKCVNRTLATFLAGSLGVGVHWIANQSGQKFQPIILQASVFLLAAAATFSRFIPSIKARFDYGCTIFILTFSLVSVSGYRVDKLLDLAQQRLSTIALGTSICIFIAMLLCPVWAGDDLHRLITNNLEKLADSLEGCISEYLKPDGDDDKDDNASEKKLLAYKCVLNTKASEDSMANFAVWEPGHGRFNFRHPWKQYLKIGTSMRACAYCIETLHGSINSSTQVQSAEYILEPVSEECRRVCSTSAKVLRDLAKLMQSTTKSSIQDILVHDMNSAVEALQLAFKTLPSQSLTTTQVEAQKPSPDHMKQETKSSDDLVHLMEIAQLSTVASLLVEIAARIEGVVKEVNHLANLAGFRAQSNKKMAKQSQTQHKEQNVQIKPTNKDCTQL from the exons ATGGGCAAGGAAAGCGATATGCCCGCGGCGGCGAAGAGGTTGGAATGGCGGGTGAATATGCCGGACGGCACGTCTCGGGTTTTAGTTTCGTCGTCGTCGAGGCGAAGATGGAAGGTTTGCGATATAGTGTGGGGGTTTGTGGTGCGGATATGGAGTTTCATTGATAAGGCATGGCAATTAGGGAAGAAAGAGCCAAGGAAGGTGATCCATGGGTTCAAAGTTGGGTTGGCTTTATCACTTGTCTCACTCTTCTATTACTTGAGACCACTGTACGATGATGTTGGAGGGAATGCCATGTGGGCGGTTATGACTGTTGTGGTTGTTTTTGAGTACACTGTTG GTGCTACGCTGTCAAAATGTGTGAATAGAACACTTGCAACTTTTCTGGCTGGATCATTGGGCGTTGGTGTTCATTGGATTGCTAACCAATCAGGACAAAAATTCCAACCTATAATTCTCCAAGCTTCAGTTTTTCTCTTAg CTGCAGCAGCAACGTTCTCGCGATTCATACCATCAATCAAAGCGCGGTTCGACTATGGCTGCACCATCTTCATCCTCACCTTCAGCTTAGTGTCGGTGTCAGGCTACCGAGTGGATAAACTGTTGGATCTTGCCCAGCAAAGGCTATCCACAATTGCCTTGGGGACTTCAATCTGCATCTTCATTGCCATGCTTCTCTGCCCTGTCTGGGCTGGCGATGATCTCCATCGTCTCATCACCAACAACCTCGAAAAGCTCGCCGATTCCTTAGAAGGATGCATTTCCGAGTACCTGAAACCTGACGGCGACGACGACAAGGACGACAATGCTTCAGAAAAAAAGTTGCTGGCCTACAAATGTGTTCTTAATACCAAAGCCTCGGAAGACTCTATG GCTAATTTTGCGGTGTGGGAGCCCGGGCATGGACGCTTTAATTTTAGGCATCCATGGAAACAGTATCTCAAGATCGGGACGTCTATGCGTGCCTGTGCTTACTGCATTGAGACTTTACATGGTAGCATTAACTCTTCAACTCAG GTACAGTCAGCAGAGTACATTTTAGAGCCAGTGAGTGAGGAGTGCAGAAGAGTTTGCTCAACTTCTGCCAAGGTGTTGAGGGATTTGGCAAAATTGATGCAAAGCACCACAAAGTCTTCAATCCAAGACATTCTTGTTCATGATATGAATTCTGCAGTGGAAGCCCTTCAACTTGCCTTCAAAACCCTTCCTTCACAATCATTGACAACAACCCAAGTTGAAGCTCAAAAGCCTTCACCAGATCACATGAAACAGGAAACCAAATCATCAGATGATCTTGTACATCTCATGGAAATTGCTCAGCTCTCTACAGTGGCATCATTGCTGGTAGAAATTGCAGCAAGAATTGAAGGGGTTGTGAAGGAGGTCAATCACTTGGCTAACCTTGCAGGATTCAGAGCTCAAAGTAACAAGAAGATGGCTAAGCAAAGTCAAACCCAACATAAGGAACAAAATGTTCAGATCAAACCCACTAATAAGGATTGCACCCAACTTTAA
- the LOC116030650 gene encoding uncharacterized protein LOC116030650 produces the protein MKIFNWVHHKFSHKDGIFRHPCAKKNEVMIINSNESNADRKALLENALFGDREMFNEETWERGILAIGTLGFDQMNEKHHFGDDEDEVEEEEEEDLEEYYSDNGDYCDDGITSSYEEEEDEEKEELNPLMFNAAIFSCDDSLGVMSDSGNKKRERITLADLFSAETNTGGAQQDHVILVKSSAAGHGGVGEHATAKPPPLPASSLPTKTGISFAKKIIPKLVGDRRPRRPINKLHQLMTRMLRRKIHPEMEGKKSQTKPTSLTTK, from the exons ATGAAG ATTTTTAATTGGGTGCATCACAAATTCTCTCATAAAG ATGGAATATTTAGACACCCCTGTGCGAAGAAGAATGAGGTGATGATCATCAACAGCAATGAGAGTAATGCTGATAGGAAGGCTCTTCTTGAAAATGCACTGTTTGGTGACAGAGAAATGTTCAATGAGGAGACGTGGGAAAGGGGAATTCTCGCAATTGGGACATTGGGTTTCGACCAAATGAATGAAAAACACCATTTCGGGGATGACGAGGatgaagtagaagaagaagaagaagaagatttggAGGAATACTATAGTGATAatggtgattattgtgatgaTGGGATTACTAGCAGTTAcgaggaagaagaagacgagGAGAAAGAAGAATTGAACCCATTGATGTTCAACGCCGCAATATTCAGTTGCGATGATAGCCTTGGAGTGATGAGCGATTCAGGGAACAAGAAGAGGGAGAGAATCACACTTGCAGACTTATTCTCCGCCGAAACTAACACCGGCGGCGCCCAGCAGGATCATGTAATACTTGTGAAATCGTCCGCCGCCGGTCACGGCGGCGTGGGTGAGCATGCCACCGCAAAACCGCCGCCTCTCCCGGCGTCATCCCTACCCACCAAAACTGGAATATCTTTTGCCAAGAAGATAATTCCTAAGCTCGTTGGAGATCGCCGACCTCGCCGTCCTATCAATAAACTGCACCAG TTGATGACAAGGATGCTTAGAAGGAAGATCCATCCAGAGATGGAGGGTAAGAAGAGTCAGACCAAGCCTACCTCTCTCACCACCAAGTGA